tctggggtttgtaaacacaatgctatgtttggtattacatgacccttaaaacatagacatttgtggccccggcgattgatttgagatttgggatttgatggcgcttcgtcgacgctatcatacgagtatcccttattgaggccggtgtgccagctcgagcattgatttgatagcgattcgtttgattctgacatgtgctcagtggatgggcatttgacctgatacctccacgacatacatggattgcataccatatatcattgtttagatatctgtggtatatatgattgattgttccatacggagcttagctcacccccaaggggggctgttgttgtctttgtgtgtggacaatggcagatactccaggatatcaggagaccggagagggtacttctggagggagccacagcttgggctgaggttttatgtttatgtcttgttcccagtatatatgtatatgtatctatataccggggcatgtcccgaggatatgagatgtttgtatgtgattggttttgattacgtgtgggcatgtttatgacgtgagatgaaatactatttttagtattcaaataaaaggatttgggctcattgtaaagaaattttaaactcgttttccgctgtaattagttaatcCTAATCagagtgcattgtaataacaattaggagctaagggccccacatgtTCTATTCAGTGTTAAATGATAAATGTCTTTGTCCATGTGTTGTCAATACTTCGAGCAACACTCAAACTAATATGACCAAATTCAGGAGGATATATGTTTTCAAAATCAGGGAGAGTCAAATGGAGTTGCATCAACATGCGTAGATTTGTTTGTGCTTATTTTGTCTAGAAAGACAAAAAAGATATTAAAAGGAAACATGACTTGCATTGCAAGACACAattctttaaaaaatattatttttcttttttaacaaGATTTTACATAAGAGTTTTATCTTTATAGAATATTGAATTTCTTAAACTATATTTGATctttaatatttaaaagaatTAGTTTCCTAATGAAATACCAATTTTCTTATCTTGTAGGAATCATATCAAGATCAACACAAGTCTATACATAATGCAAAATAATTTTTGCACCAAAAGAAGCAAACGAGAGAACATAGATAAAGCTCCGGTGAATTTTCTGAATAACTCGCAAAGACGAAATATCGCAGTTTCCCTATGTTGTTGTTGTTAGGATGTATTGCTTGACAGATATGAGTAAATATATAATAGTAGCGTAATATGGTAATTTGTGTTTTTATCAAAATCAAGTGTTGtgtcaaatgttacaacattCAAGACAACATGCAACGGAATATTAAACTTTATAACACAAATTCCCTTCAGTTGTGATGTGTTGAAGACATTTGATGTAACGATCATGAGTCATTGGACTGAACCAACATGGGCATCAGCCCATATTCATGCACCACTAATgatcatgggtcgttaggatggtcgAACATGAGCCACAACTCATGTCCGTGCACCATAATCCAAGAAATTTTGAACACTTAATTTATGTAGAAACACTCTATTTTCCGGCCTCATCCCTAGTGATGGTGTTTGTTTTACTCGAGTCCACAACATTCGATCTTACTCTATAAGCTGGCTtggatttattttattcatatgAAGTGATGTAAAACTTGATATTATATTCCAATatattaatgatatatattcatactttcaataataataataaaagatgcaattcttctaaaaaatttaaattgaaaaatactaaaatttaatttttgaacTTAATCAAGAatcaaaatgatgaaaatttaaataaacaacaaatagaaaaataaaattattccaAATCTGCATCCTGATtctgaaaattaaaataatatatgtcctgaattatttttaaattgatagCTATATATTATTTcgttcataaatttttatagtaaccatgcatgtttttatttacttgtacttgaaataattttaaacttagtAATTTGCCTTCATCCCTATAGTTTATGTATTTTACACTCGTCTCCCGTGTCatgttataatttttatacTTGATAAGAGGATATATGTCATATACATACAATATAGATGATTTGAAtgcaaataattcattttaaaattataactttacaattaaaagTACAAAAATTGTATTTATGCTCGCTCCTGTATGTTTTGTAGGCAAatatttgtgtgagacggtctcacggatcgtattttgttagacgaaTCTCTAATTTGggttatcaatgaaaaaatattactttttatgctaagagtattattttttattatgaatatcagtaggattgatccatctcacagataaatattcgtgagatcatctcacaaaagacctattcATGTTTGTTTATTTGAGATTTTCATCATCTACATATCGAATTTCAGTCTTAATCGTATATATttcgatttttggtaattttattcatttttcatATGGAATGCTGAATGGCAATATATACGTGAGCGTCACATCAACGTCATATCAACGttatgttatttaaaatattaatacactaaaatttgttaatataaaatatcaaaattacaaaACGACAAAGGTACCAAGccaaaaatatatttgagtatgtctcttgtgagacggtctcacgaatgtttatctgtgagacgggtcaaccataccgatattcacaataaaaaataatactcttagcataaaaaaagtaatatattttcTTGAATACCCCAAATAAAAGATTAGTCTCACTAAATACGAtctgtgaaaccgtctcacataaatttttgtaaaaataatttatattatctTAATAATAAACATTTACTAACATTACGCTAATTTCGGAAAGCCGAGGGGCaaattgtgattttcgaaaGCTTTATTCAAAATAACAGGTCTCCATCGTTTCATTTCAAGCTGTTGTTAGACCAAAATTCGCATTCATAATTGGCAATTATTCTTTAATTTCTCCACAAAAACAGAGCGGACAAATTCACAATTTCTTGGGAAGATATTTGCAGCCTGTTAGCGTAATTATACGGAAAAAAAATCGGTAAATTCCTCTTCTCCCCAAGTTTTGTTGATGCAGTTGTTTTTATCATCAGCAGATATCATAAGGGCAAAAGAAATAATCTTTTTGAGacattttattgattttatatCATGGGTTCTTTGTTATTCGCAATCAGTTTCTGGGTTCTTCTGTAATCCTTTtgccttttttattttttggtaatttttgattgagtttgtttTGTTGGAGCTGAAAGTCACGTCTTTTAATGTGTTTTCTTGTTTGATCTTACATAACATATCCTCGTTAACCACTTTTATCCAAGTTATTTTCAATGACATACTGCTCATGTTGGATTGGAAACATATAAATACCCTGTCACACTGTGGCATTTTGATGAAAGATGGGGTTTTCTGTAAGGAAAAAGGAACAAAAAGGACAAGTCTGTCTGATTGTTACATTTTTGAAGGGTGGTGAATATTTTAAATCTCTGTACCTTCTAGATGTCTGGTGGATGCGGTAGCAATGTCTCtttaaatgatgatgatttgtTGGAGATCAGGGCAAGATGCAAGGAGGTTAGCATACTTTCTCGCTTCTTTAAAATACTAGTTTTGCGGTACTTAGTATGGAGAAATTAAGAGATTGGATTATATTATTTGAAATGGTATTGTAAGTTGGTAAATGTTGATTGCTTTGCGACTTCATTTTGCTTTTAAGTTCTAATAATATTGCTGTCATCTGATTTTTTTCAATGGATAAATAAGTTAAGTAATGGAATTTAGTGAAAAACTTGTTTCATCATTTGCAAACAAGTGCAGGCTGACCACCAATGATGTCAGTGTCTGTCAGGGATGAGTGAGGAAGACAAACTTGAGATATGATTAGACATTGCAAAGGAGACatgaaaaaatgaaatttatgcAAAATTAAGTACCATGGTAGTTATGCACGGGGACCCAATCGACTTAATTACTTACAAGATTTTGAAAACATTGTACTTTTGAATCAAATGTTGCAAGAGAAACGTGTCAATTGGGAAAATTGCAGAGCATTTTTCAGGTCTAATTTGGTCGTTTTAATAACATGCGTTTACAAGTTTTATTTGGTGATTTTAATGCCATGCACTTGCATGTCTAATCTGGTCATTTTAATAACATGCTTCAGATGCATGAATAAGATTGACTTTGCTTTTCTCCTCAATTTTGGAATATATTTCCTATTTTATGACCAATTTCGTCCATGTTTCTATCAATGCCTGTTGTCTGACCGTTATACTGTTCAGACGTTTTGTTGTTTAATACGTTTAAATTAAATCCTCTGATACAGctgacaaaggaaaaggaaatgTTGAGAGATTCAAAGTCCCAGAGCTTCGAACTAATCAGAGTATTACCTTTTTCTTTTAGTTGCATGCTCATGTGATAGACTATGTATTGCACAAAGCTTAGGCTATGGTACTTAGTCTCTTTTTTTTCCCTATAAAATGGTGATATTTGTTATTTGCCCTCCCTATGTTTTTCAAATACACACTAGCTAATCTTGGGTACGTGTGTTTTGGAGAAAAGATGAAATAGTCGATTGTCTCACTTTATTCCTGCCTCCATCTTAGTGATTGAACACATTTCCTTCTAcataaagcaaaaaaaaaaatcatctttTTAAGGTTTTTTCTGTCATCTTTAACGAGTTACCCACTATTTAAGTTTCTCATTTAGGCAAATAGTGGCTTTATTTAGATTCTGATTGAAACCCTTTCCATCTTTACTTTCTATCCTACTTTACTTTATTTCCCATCTTGATCTGATCTGTCATCGGTATTTTATATACATTTATGTGCTTTTGACatgaattaaatcataaatgagAACAAATCCGTATTATGGAACTGCAAAGTGAATACCACATTGCccattaaatttcaaattcgaTTAATTTCAAGCAATATTAGGATATATGACTGAATTGCCCATTAATTCTAGTTTCACTTCTCTTTGACGCAGAAATTGGAATGTCATGTCAAGAATTTATCTGAAGCCCGTGAGGAAGACAAAAACCACATACAGGACTTGGAAAGAGAATTGAGTAATTGTTGCCAAGAAATAGGTGGGACATCCTCTGCGGACTGCGATTTACTTTCATTCTTAGAGTTTATCTTCACGTTATCTGGAGATGATGTGAAACTCTTTTTTTCATATGTTTTTGCTTCAAACTATTCATCTCTGGGAGATTGCCAACAAGGTCAACTAGAGTGATTGCTAGGAATAATGGCTTATGGCTAGAGTTTTTCTATTATTTTCTTCTTTCATATTCATGATATAAAGATACCTACTTAAGTGGCCACTATCtccttttaaaattaaattgcaACTTATATGTTAAGATGTGGAGAGTCTTTTCCTTGAAGTTGTTTTTCCCTAACTAATTAGAAGATAAAGAATAGAGCCTCGCCctttttcaattaaatttttttagataGTCCTAACGTGATACATCTATCATCTTGTTATTATTAGATTTTAGGCTGATCAGTTAAATAATAACTCGCAGATTACCTGCAGGATCAATTGAATACAAGAAACTCTGACTTAAACTGCCTTGATGAAGAAATTAGCAGCCTTCGGTTAAAACTTGCAAACATGGAAAATCTGGAGGAGGAGGTCAGACATTTAAGGGAGCAGATGAAGATATATGAATCTGAGCGAGTGCTATTGACAGAAGAAATTGAGGATAAAGAAGTTATCATAAGGAACTCAGCATCATGTGTTGAGAAGCTGGAGGAGTCAATTTCATCAATGGGATTGGAGTATCAATGTGAAATAGAGAGTACTAAACTAGAGCTAATAGCCATGGAGCAGAATTTTTTCGAAGCAAAAAAATTGCTAGAAGAAAAAACTCAACAAAATGCTTCTATGAACGAGTTCATCCTGGATCTTGAGCTTCAGATTCAGGATGCTGATAAGGTAATTGAGATCTTAGACAAAGAAAATAAAGACTTGAAAGAAAAAGTCAAAGCATCTGAAATAAATGCCAAAGAATTTGCTGAGAAGATGGAGGAGCGATTTAATGGGTCGCTTTGGAAAAATGGCTATCTATCAAGTGAAATAGAAAATGATACAAGGTATTCTATAGACTTCTATGTATTTATGTGTATCCGAGTGTGCATCATATCACTTGGTCAGCCGCTAAAATTTAATTGGTTATTTTAGCTCTATATTGGGTGGAGTAATTACTTGGATGTAAATACTACATGAGTATCTTGTATTTCTCGCTTCGTTCAAAAGTAATTAAGTCCCACACTGTCATTCACTGGTAATTGATGCACCTGCTATGTCCTTGACTCCTTGAGAACTAAAGGCCAACTGCTACTGGGAATATTCTTCATGACATCTTCCTTACTTTACTTGTTTTCATGTTTTCAACACTCATTCATATGGTTCACAAGCACCTTATTTAGAAGATTAAAATATGGTGCCATTCGGTGCAATGGCATCAATTCCTTTGCGTAATTTTTTGAATGCTATTTGATACTTTCGTCATTGCAGCTGGAATCCATTAAGTTGAAAAAGGTAGACTAATCACATGCTACTCCGCTAAAATTGTCAAGTTCAACTTATTTTGATGCTTCCGAACCTTTGCTTGCAGTACCTGCGGCAATATTTTGGGTCCCCTGCTTTCCAAGTTTGCTACACCAGAAGCACTGGATGCAGAAAAAAGAAACAAGATGGCCGAAATGACACGTCAGATAGATGACTATGAGCATCTTGTGAGAGAGCTTAAGGTATGCTGGCATGATTATTTACACGCTTGTGCTTGTCATGCAGCAACTATACAAATGCTGACTCCTTATAGTTAGTAAATGACTCTATGTGGCATCTTTTAAGTTATGTGAACGTTTATAGTTTTGGATCTTACCAACTTTGGTAATGTAGTTCTCAGTGTCTGAAAGTTTGTGAATAACATTTGCTAGGAAGAGCTGAGAAAAGAAAAGTTGAACGCAAAAGAAGAAGCAGAAGATTTAGCCCAGGAAATGGCCGAGCTGAGGTACCAAATAACAGGGTTGCTCGAAGAAGAGTGCAAACGTCGTGCATCCATAGAACAAATATCTTTGCAAAGAATAGCTGAATTGGAGGCTCAGGTAGGCAAAACTCCAATCTCTTACATTCCACATGGAAGAGATTTTGTCAAGATTGATTAATGGTATTTACATTTTGTGATGTAGATTGCCAAAGAGAAGCAAAAATCCTACACCTCGCAAAGCCTCGTTGTCAGGAGTATcaacaaaacataaaatataacctCAGATTTCACAAAAGCCTTCTTGTTGAACTTGTATCTAAGGGTTTGTTGTTCTAATCTCCTCTTCATGCATGGTACATGTCCTTTTATATTATTATGTTCTTCGTCGCGCTTACATTTCAGCACCATTAATGCAAACTTCATTACAGGTGCATCATCTCTGTTGAACAAGCCTGAATTTATTAAGAATGTTAGAGCCTTCTGGTGTATCCTATTTTTCTGAATTATATTTTCTTGTATAACAATGTGCAGAGAAAATTCATGGGCGAGGCGTGTGAAGTGCCATTTTAGTGGAATTCCAAggatttttttcgaaaatttccatGTAAATTTTCAAAAAGTATGAACATCAACTCCATGAATATCAGGAGATAGAGTTTTTCATTGTTTGGTgatgatttttttctttttcaccaAGCGTGGTTACTGAATTCTGTTGATGTGTTTCTTTGtaatcttttttatttatttataaaaaggTGTGTGTATTTGTTGATGAAACCACTATGTACATATTAATTATTATGTTTGGATTCAAGGGTCTCATATGCTAATTTTTGCAcacttgataaaaaaaaatgggGTAACGAAGACAATATATCTCTAAATTTAAACGTGATGTTTTAAATGCTCGTGTTAAGATTCGGATTCTAGGACCTCATACCATACTTGAACAGTTAACTTTAAGTTTCAAGCTTAAATTCGAATATGGGATTGAAAATAGTATTTgacttattttgaattttaagcCAAAAGGGTCCACATTTACCCCAActatttacatatacatctaaAAGAATTTGAAAAAAACGTGAGCTAAAACTTGCCATTTGCTGCAATATTCAGACACAAACTTACAAGAAATGTCCATGAGCTAAAAATCAGCATCTGCTGCAATATTTTCAGACACAAATATGTTGACTGATCTTGCTTGTAGTAAGTACCTTACTCAACCATCAGATACAATCAAAAGTCCCTTTAACCATTAAATATGGTATATGCTATTTCTTTAATTGCCAATATATAAAATACCATTTACATTTATTACTTCTTTGCAGAAATACAACCCCAAAATACAAAGTACACAAACTACCGGCTAACTAATGACAAACTCAACATAGGAAATGGCGATATTTGAGTGAATCAAACTTCATTAGCAACTTGGAGCATTGAAGTTAGGAAACACTACAAACTTAATCGACAAAGGAGCAATCGTTAACGGAGAATTCAGATCGCGGAAAGTGGGAACCAAACTCGGGATATCACTTTTTTCAGTCAATTGTAGTGGTTGATCATTCAACATCATGGTTTTGCTTCGCAGATCACCGTTTTCGGGAGTCAAGTGATACTCTTCTCGAACTAGTTTCACATCCGCTGCCTTTATTCCAATCCATGACACTGATTCCTTGAGACCGTGCACAAAAGATCTTTTTGTGCTTCCTGTTTGGACTTTCCCAGGTAACTCGCTGTTGTTGCTGGATTCAATTTCGATGTTGTAGACGGTTTGATTGCTTAAATTTATAAGAAGTACGGTAATGCCTGCCTGAAACGAGAAAGAGCTTCATAGATTGAGTATTTTTGTACAAAATGGGAAGTAAAATGTGGAGACTTCAAGCCAGTAGATTGCATGGCTCCCCTTCCCATCCCACCTATCAAAACGATAAATATTGAAACAGGAAAAATGGGACAAAAACAGCTAAAGGACTCGGCACCTATGGATGTGCCAAAAAATATAGTTACAGATACTAGtataactaaaaa
This window of the Primulina tabacum isolate GXHZ01 chromosome 12, ASM2559414v2, whole genome shotgun sequence genome carries:
- the LOC142521494 gene encoding uncharacterized protein LOC142521494 isoform X2, with the protein product MSGGCGSNVSLNDDDLLEIRARCKELTKEKEMLRDSKSQSFELIRKLECHVKNLSEAREEDKNHIQDLERELSNCCQEIDYLQDQLNTRNSDLNCLDEEISSLRLKLANMENLEEEVRHLREQMKIYESERVLLTEEIEDKEVIIRNSASCVEKLEESISSMGLEYQCEIESTKLELIAMEQNFFEAKKLLEEKTQQNASMNEFILDLELQIQDADKVIEILDKENKDLKEKVKASEINAKEFAEKMEERFNGSLWKNGYLSSEIENDTSTCGNILGPLLSKFATPEALDAEKRNKMAEMTRQIDDYEHLVRELKVCWHDYLHACACHAATIQMLTPYRRAEKRKVERKRRSRRFSPGNGRAEVPNNRVARRRVQTSCIHRTNIFAKNS
- the LOC142521494 gene encoding uncharacterized protein LOC142521494 isoform X1, whose protein sequence is MSGGCGSNVSLNDDDLLEIRARCKELTKEKEMLRDSKSQSFELIRKLECHVKNLSEAREEDKNHIQDLERELSNCCQEIDYLQDQLNTRNSDLNCLDEEISSLRLKLANMENLEEEVRHLREQMKIYESERVLLTEEIEDKEVIIRNSASCVEKLEESISSMGLEYQCEIESTKLELIAMEQNFFEAKKLLEEKTQQNASMNEFILDLELQIQDADKVIEILDKENKDLKEKVKASEINAKEFAEKMEERFNGSLWKNGYLSSEIENDTSTCGNILGPLLSKFATPEALDAEKRNKMAEMTRQIDDYEHLVRELKEELRKEKLNAKEEAEDLAQEMAELRYQITGLLEEECKRRASIEQISLQRIAELEAQIAKEKQKSYTSQSLVVRSINKT